In a single window of the Streptomyces sp. HUAS ZL42 genome:
- a CDS encoding mandelate racemase/muconate lactonizing enzyme family protein, protein MRITGISTHVVGTPWRNLTYVQVHTDEGITGIGETRMLGHTDALIGYLREAEANHILGSDPFAVEDLVRRMKYGDFGRAGEIVMSGIAVVEMACWDIKGKALGVPVWQLLGGKVTDRVKAYANGWYTTERTPEAYHKAAQQVMERGYKALKIDPFGTGHFELDHEQTLYAVSLIEAVRDAIGPDAELMLEMHGRFSPATAVRLAKELAPFKPAWLEEPVPPENLKALEKVAAKVDMPVATGERIHDRIEFRELFESQAVDIIQPDVGHIGGIWETRKLAATAETHYMLVAPHNVGGPVLTAASLQVGFTAPNFKILEHFNDFADAEIKKVVKGAPQVVDGYFHLSDAPGLGVELDTDAAAEFPQQQARFDLWAEGWEQRKPKGTEE, encoded by the coding sequence GTGCGCATCACCGGAATCAGCACACACGTAGTCGGGACGCCCTGGCGCAATCTGACTTACGTGCAGGTGCATACGGACGAGGGCATCACGGGCATCGGCGAGACCCGCATGCTGGGGCACACCGACGCGCTGATCGGCTACCTGCGAGAGGCCGAGGCCAATCACATTCTCGGCTCTGACCCGTTCGCTGTCGAGGACCTGGTGCGCCGGATGAAGTACGGCGACTTCGGGCGGGCCGGCGAGATCGTGATGTCCGGCATCGCCGTCGTCGAGATGGCCTGCTGGGACATCAAGGGCAAGGCCCTGGGAGTGCCGGTCTGGCAGCTACTCGGCGGCAAGGTCACCGACAGGGTCAAGGCCTACGCCAACGGCTGGTACACCACGGAGCGGACCCCCGAGGCCTACCACAAGGCCGCCCAGCAGGTCATGGAGCGCGGGTACAAGGCCCTCAAGATCGACCCGTTCGGCACCGGCCACTTCGAGCTCGACCACGAGCAGACCCTGTACGCCGTCTCCCTGATCGAGGCGGTCCGGGACGCCATCGGCCCCGACGCCGAGCTGATGCTGGAGATGCACGGCCGCTTCTCCCCCGCCACCGCCGTCCGGCTCGCCAAGGAGCTGGCGCCGTTCAAGCCCGCCTGGCTGGAGGAGCCGGTCCCGCCGGAGAACCTCAAGGCGCTGGAGAAGGTCGCCGCCAAGGTCGACATGCCGGTCGCCACGGGCGAGCGCATCCACGACCGCATCGAGTTCCGCGAGCTCTTCGAGAGCCAGGCCGTGGACATCATCCAGCCGGACGTCGGCCACATCGGCGGCATCTGGGAGACGCGCAAGCTCGCCGCGACCGCAGAGACCCACTACATGCTGGTCGCGCCGCACAACGTCGGTGGCCCGGTGCTCACCGCGGCCTCCCTCCAGGTCGGCTTCACCGCCCCCAACTTCAAGATCCTCGAGCACTTCAACGACTTCGCCGACGCGGAGATCAAGAAGGTCGTCAAGGGCGCCCCGCAGGTCGTCGACGGCTACTTCCACCTCTCCGACGCACCCGGCCTCGGCGTCGAGCTGGACACCGACGCGGCGGCCGAGTTCCCGCAGCAGCAGGCCCGCTTCGACCTGTGGGCCGAGGGCTGGGAGCAGCGCAAGCCGAAGGGCACCGAGGAGTGA
- a CDS encoding LacI family DNA-binding transcriptional regulator, with protein MADSQLRPPTMADVARVAGVSHQTVSRVLGGHPNVRDATRARVLRAIEEMGYRRNSSARALATRRTRTLGVIASDTTLYGPASTLFALEEAARAEGYLVSTVSLRELTMETLSEALDHLSEGGVEGVVAIAPQRSAVDALAELRCPFPVVVVGSGTGDIPSVTVDQHLGARLATSHLLAAGHRTVWHLAGPEGWQEAADRAAGWRDTLEEAGVEPPVMLRGGWSPLSGYRAGQELAGWLGRGLTAVFVANDQMALGVLRALREAGVRTPQDVAVVGFDDIPESEFFAPPLTTVRQDFYTVGKRGIALLLELIEGRAPATTARIAIEPQLVVRASTFPYAAQPEGVLH; from the coding sequence GTGGCGGACAGCCAGCTCCGACCGCCTACCATGGCGGACGTGGCACGCGTGGCCGGCGTGTCCCACCAGACCGTGTCCCGCGTGCTGGGGGGCCACCCCAATGTGCGGGACGCGACACGGGCCAGGGTGCTGCGTGCGATCGAGGAGATGGGCTACCGCCGCAACTCCTCCGCACGGGCCCTGGCGACTCGGCGCACCCGCACGCTGGGTGTGATCGCCTCGGACACCACCCTCTACGGACCGGCCAGTACGCTGTTCGCGCTCGAGGAGGCGGCGCGCGCCGAGGGATATCTCGTCTCGACGGTCAGTCTGCGTGAACTGACCATGGAGACGCTGTCCGAGGCCCTGGACCACCTCAGTGAGGGCGGGGTGGAAGGCGTGGTCGCCATCGCTCCCCAGCGATCGGCGGTGGACGCCCTGGCCGAACTCCGCTGCCCCTTCCCGGTGGTGGTCGTGGGCAGCGGGACCGGTGACATCCCCAGTGTCACTGTGGACCAGCACCTGGGGGCGAGGTTGGCCACTAGTCATCTGCTGGCCGCCGGTCACCGCACGGTCTGGCACCTCGCCGGGCCCGAGGGCTGGCAGGAGGCGGCCGACCGGGCCGCCGGCTGGCGGGACACCCTCGAAGAGGCGGGCGTCGAGCCGCCCGTGATGCTGCGCGGGGGCTGGAGTCCGCTGTCGGGCTACCGTGCGGGCCAGGAACTGGCCGGCTGGCTGGGCCGAGGGCTGACCGCAGTGTTCGTGGCCAACGACCAGATGGCACTGGGGGTGTTGCGGGCCCTGCGTGAGGCGGGGGTCCGGACTCCCCAGGACGTCGCAGTGGTCGGTTTCGACGACATCCCGGAGTCGGAGTTCTTCGCTCCTCCTCTCACCACCGTTCGGCAGGACTTCTACACGGTGGGCAAGCGAGGCATCGCACTGCTCCTGGAGTTGATCGAGGGCCGGGCGCCCGCCACCACGGCCCGGATCGCGATCGAACCCCAACTCGTCGTCCGCGCCAGCACTTTCCCGTACGCCGCTCAACCGGAGGGCGTACTCCACTGA
- a CDS encoding ABC transporter substrate-binding protein, which translates to MLSRRNFLTAAVGVAAAGGLAACAKKDDSSSGSSSAGGSKTITLGFSQVGSESGWRSANTTSVKDAAKEAGYNLKFSDAQQKQENQISAIRSYIAQKVDVIAFSPVVVTGWDAVLKEAKAAKIPVVLTDRSVETSDDSLFVTLVGSDFTDEGRRAAKILEKVIAKAGLKGPVKIAQLEGTTGAAPAIERAKGFKEVMDAGHASDWKIVVSQTGDFTRAGGKQVMAAFLQSNPDINVLFAHNDDMAIGAIQSIEAAGKKPGKDILIVSIDGVKDGFVAMSEGKINAIVECNPLLGPQLMEVVKKVKDGETVERWIKTKEGDFMQDQAAAALPTRKY; encoded by the coding sequence ATGCTCAGCAGAAGGAACTTCCTCACCGCGGCGGTCGGCGTGGCGGCGGCGGGCGGCCTGGCGGCCTGTGCCAAGAAGGACGACAGCTCGTCCGGCTCCTCCTCCGCGGGCGGCAGCAAGACGATCACGCTCGGCTTCTCCCAGGTCGGCTCGGAGAGCGGCTGGCGCAGCGCCAACACCACCTCGGTGAAGGACGCGGCCAAGGAGGCGGGCTACAACCTCAAGTTCTCCGACGCCCAGCAGAAGCAGGAGAACCAGATCTCCGCGATCCGCAGCTACATCGCGCAGAAGGTGGACGTCATCGCCTTCTCGCCGGTGGTCGTCACCGGCTGGGACGCGGTGCTCAAGGAGGCCAAGGCCGCGAAGATCCCGGTGGTCCTCACCGACCGCTCGGTGGAGACCTCCGACGACTCCCTGTTCGTGACGCTGGTCGGCTCCGACTTCACGGACGAGGGCCGGCGCGCGGCCAAGATCCTGGAGAAGGTCATCGCGAAGGCCGGCCTCAAGGGCCCCGTGAAGATCGCCCAGCTGGAGGGCACCACCGGTGCCGCCCCCGCGATCGAGCGCGCCAAGGGCTTCAAGGAGGTCATGGACGCCGGCCACGCGAGCGACTGGAAGATCGTCGTCAGCCAGACCGGTGACTTCACCCGCGCGGGCGGCAAGCAGGTCATGGCGGCGTTCCTGCAGTCCAACCCGGACATCAACGTGCTCTTCGCGCACAACGACGACATGGCCATCGGCGCCATCCAGTCCATCGAGGCGGCCGGCAAGAAGCCCGGCAAGGACATCCTGATCGTCTCGATCGACGGCGTGAAGGACGGCTTCGTGGCCATGTCCGAGGGCAAGATCAACGCCATCGTCGAGTGCAACCCGCTGCTCGGCCCCCAGCTGATGGAGGTCGTGAAGAAGGTCAAGGACGGCGAGACGGTCGAGCGCTGGATCAAGACCAAGGAGGGCGACTTCATGCAGGACCAGGCCGCGGCCGCGCTCCCGACCCGCAAGTACTGA
- a CDS encoding sugar ABC transporter ATP-binding protein has protein sequence MAEPRPVLEMAGIVKEFPGVRALSDVDFRLFPGEIHALMGENGAGKSTLIKVLTGVYSLDGGTITLDGKSVRFGSPLQAQQAGISTVYQEVNLCPNLSVAENIFIGREPTRMGRIQWKRMRKEAAELVDRLGLDIDVTAPLSSYPLAVQQLVAIVRSVGTGDSDGQGSGTKVLVLDEPTSSLDRDEVQELFRLMRRLKDEGVAILFVSHFLDQVYEICDRMTVLRNGTLVGEHMVSDLDQVGLIQLMIGHALDQLEELHDQQLRSDVGEVLLDADGLGRTGGIAPFDLEIKKGEVVGLAGLLGSGRTELARLLFGADQPDSGKVSIGGKQVSMSAPNDAIGAGVAFCSENRKTEGLVPELTVRENIILALQASRGWTRPIPVAQRDELVAKYIKALDIRPANPEARVGQLSGGNQQKVLLARWLITQPKLLILDEPTRGIDIGAKAEIQKLVVSLSEDGMSVLYIAAELEEVLRLSHTIGVLRDRRLVAQIANGPEITTSRILETIASGEHQ, from the coding sequence ATGGCAGAGCCGCGGCCCGTCCTGGAAATGGCGGGCATAGTCAAAGAGTTCCCGGGGGTACGGGCTCTGTCGGACGTCGACTTCCGGCTCTTCCCCGGCGAGATCCACGCCCTGATGGGCGAGAACGGCGCGGGCAAGTCCACCCTCATCAAGGTGCTGACGGGGGTCTACTCCCTGGACGGCGGCACGATCACCCTGGACGGGAAGTCCGTGCGGTTCGGCAGCCCGCTCCAGGCGCAGCAGGCCGGCATCAGCACGGTGTACCAGGAGGTGAACCTCTGCCCCAACCTGTCGGTGGCGGAGAACATCTTCATCGGGCGCGAGCCCACCCGCATGGGCCGCATCCAGTGGAAGCGGATGCGCAAGGAGGCGGCGGAGCTGGTCGACCGGCTCGGCCTCGACATCGACGTGACCGCCCCCCTGTCCTCGTACCCGCTGGCCGTGCAGCAACTGGTCGCGATCGTACGGTCGGTGGGCACCGGCGACAGCGACGGCCAGGGATCGGGCACCAAGGTGCTGGTCCTGGACGAGCCGACGTCCAGCCTCGACCGTGACGAGGTCCAGGAGCTGTTCCGCCTGATGCGGCGGCTCAAGGACGAGGGCGTGGCGATCCTGTTCGTCTCGCACTTCCTCGACCAGGTCTACGAGATCTGCGACCGGATGACGGTCCTGCGCAACGGCACCCTCGTCGGTGAGCACATGGTCAGCGACCTCGACCAGGTCGGGCTGATCCAGCTGATGATCGGCCACGCCCTGGACCAGCTGGAGGAGCTCCACGACCAGCAGCTGCGCTCCGACGTCGGCGAGGTGCTGCTCGACGCGGACGGCCTCGGGAGGACCGGCGGTATCGCCCCCTTCGACCTGGAGATCAAGAAGGGCGAGGTGGTCGGGCTCGCCGGCCTGCTCGGATCGGGCCGGACCGAACTCGCCCGGCTGCTCTTCGGCGCCGACCAGCCGGACAGCGGCAAGGTGTCCATCGGCGGCAAACAGGTCTCGATGAGCGCCCCGAACGACGCGATCGGCGCCGGCGTCGCGTTCTGCTCCGAGAACCGCAAGACCGAGGGCCTCGTGCCCGAGCTGACGGTGCGGGAGAACATCATCCTGGCCCTTCAGGCCTCCCGTGGCTGGACCCGCCCCATCCCGGTCGCGCAGCGCGACGAACTCGTCGCCAAGTACATCAAGGCGCTGGACATCCGCCCCGCCAATCCCGAGGCCAGGGTCGGCCAGCTCAGCGGCGGCAACCAGCAGAAGGTGCTGCTGGCCCGCTGGCTGATCACCCAGCCCAAGCTGCTGATCCTGGACGAGCCCACGCGCGGCATCGACATCGGAGCGAAGGCGGAGATCCAGAAGCTGGTCGTCTCACTCTCCGAGGACGGCATGTCCGTCCTGTACATCGCGGCCGAGCTCGAGGAGGTCCTCCGGCTCAGTCACACCATCGGGGTGCTGCGCGACCGCCGGCTGGTGGCGCAGATCGCCAACGGGCCCGAGATCACCACGAGCCGGATCCTCGAGACCATCGCGAGCGGAGAGCACCAGTGA
- a CDS encoding ABC transporter permease, with amino-acid sequence MTTSSRLRALTRHNLFWPVAVLVLLLLVNVPFTPDFFSVRMSDGHLYGSLVSIVLFGSPLILVAVGMTLVIATGGIDLSVGAVVAITGALACSYISDQADQGAMSGVLLAMGLGLLAAVVCGLWNGFLVARMGIQPIIATLIIMVAGRGLAQLITDGQIITINSEPYKLIGGGYWLTLPFSIFVVAVVVAVTVALTRRTALGLLVESVGGNAEASRLVGIRSRRIKIMVYVFCALCAGIAGLMISSNTSAADGNNAGLWIELDAILAVVIGGTSLLGGRFSIGGTVVGALVIQTLTTTIYTIGVPTQTNLVFKAAVVIVVCLLQSPKFRAKIFGARFAARFGAKTGAKPAAAPADPASATEAAPKMEVS; translated from the coding sequence GTGACCACCTCTTCCCGATTGCGAGCGCTGACCCGCCACAACCTGTTCTGGCCGGTGGCGGTTCTTGTCCTCCTGCTGCTCGTCAACGTTCCCTTTACGCCAGACTTCTTCTCCGTCCGGATGTCGGACGGCCACCTGTACGGCAGCCTCGTCTCGATCGTGCTGTTCGGATCGCCCCTCATCCTGGTGGCGGTCGGCATGACCCTGGTCATCGCCACCGGCGGCATCGACCTCTCCGTCGGCGCCGTGGTCGCCATCACCGGAGCGCTGGCCTGCTCGTACATCAGCGACCAGGCCGACCAGGGCGCCATGTCCGGAGTACTGCTCGCCATGGGCCTGGGCCTGCTGGCCGCGGTCGTCTGCGGCCTGTGGAACGGCTTCCTGGTCGCCAGGATGGGCATCCAGCCGATCATCGCCACGCTGATCATCATGGTCGCCGGACGCGGTCTCGCCCAGCTGATCACCGATGGCCAGATCATCACCATCAACAGCGAGCCGTACAAGCTGATCGGCGGCGGCTACTGGCTGACGCTGCCGTTCTCCATCTTCGTGGTGGCCGTGGTCGTGGCCGTCACCGTGGCGCTGACCCGCCGCACGGCGCTCGGGCTGCTCGTCGAGTCGGTCGGCGGCAACGCCGAGGCCAGCCGCCTGGTGGGCATCAGGTCCCGGCGCATCAAGATCATGGTGTACGTCTTCTGCGCGCTGTGCGCCGGTATCGCGGGCCTGATGATCAGCTCCAACACCTCGGCGGCGGACGGCAACAACGCCGGTCTGTGGATCGAACTCGACGCGATCCTCGCCGTGGTGATCGGTGGCACCTCGCTGCTCGGCGGCCGGTTCTCCATCGGCGGCACGGTGGTCGGTGCCCTCGTCATCCAGACCCTGACCACCACGATCTACACCATCGGTGTGCCGACCCAGACCAACCTGGTCTTCAAGGCCGCCGTCGTCATCGTCGTCTGCCTGCTGCAGTCCCCGAAGTTCCGCGCCAAGATCTTCGGTGCCAGGTTCGCCGCCAGGTTCGGCGCGAAGACAGGCGCCAAGCCGGCCGCGGCCCCGGCGGACCCCGCCTCGGCGACCGAGGCCGCTCCCAAGATGGAGGTGTCGTGA
- the yjfF gene encoding galactofuranose ABC transporter, permease protein YjfF: MSTTTQSPTAASDSRTPSKAARLLADRRLPVAATALLFLVMYGVGLGRYQYYGFAEPQVFLNLFIDNGYLLVAAVGVTFVILSGGIDLSVGSMIGFTTMFTAWLVERQGLPIVVVIPMALAVGAFGGFLMGYVIHNFEIQPFIVTLAGLFLFRGLCLVISKESISITDSSVSSMAQAQVSLGMGFLSIGAIVSLVVLAVAFYVLHYTRFGRRVYAIGGNEQSALLMGLPQGGTKIAVYTVSGFCSALAGLLFTLYIQSGDPLHATGMELDAIAAVVIGGTLLTGGSGYVLGTLFGVLVLGLIKSIIQFEGTLSSWWTKIATGVLLCAFILVQRAMTARKKT; the protein is encoded by the coding sequence ATGAGCACGACCACCCAGAGCCCCACGGCCGCCTCGGACAGCCGTACCCCGTCCAAGGCGGCGCGTCTGCTCGCCGACCGGCGCCTGCCCGTCGCGGCGACGGCCCTGCTCTTCCTCGTGATGTACGGCGTGGGCCTGGGCCGGTACCAGTACTACGGGTTCGCCGAACCGCAGGTCTTCCTGAACCTGTTCATCGACAACGGCTATCTGCTGGTCGCCGCGGTCGGTGTCACCTTCGTCATCCTGTCCGGGGGCATCGACCTGTCGGTCGGCTCGATGATCGGCTTCACGACGATGTTCACGGCGTGGCTGGTGGAGCGCCAGGGACTGCCGATCGTGGTCGTGATCCCCATGGCGCTGGCCGTGGGCGCCTTCGGCGGATTCCTGATGGGCTATGTGATCCACAACTTCGAGATCCAGCCCTTCATCGTGACCCTCGCCGGCCTCTTCCTCTTCCGGGGCCTGTGCCTGGTCATCAGCAAGGAGTCGATCTCCATCACCGACTCCTCGGTGAGCAGCATGGCCCAGGCGCAGGTGTCGCTGGGGATGGGCTTCCTGTCGATCGGCGCGATCGTCTCGCTGGTCGTCCTCGCCGTGGCGTTCTACGTCCTGCACTACACCCGCTTCGGGCGCCGGGTGTACGCCATCGGCGGCAACGAGCAGTCGGCCCTGCTGATGGGTCTTCCGCAGGGCGGCACGAAGATCGCCGTGTACACGGTGAGCGGCTTCTGCTCGGCCCTGGCGGGCCTGCTCTTCACCCTCTACATCCAGTCCGGTGACCCGCTGCACGCGACCGGTATGGAACTCGACGCGATCGCAGCGGTCGTCATCGGCGGCACCCTGCTGACGGGTGGCTCCGGCTATGTTCTGGGCACCCTCTTCGGTGTCCTCGTCCTGGGCCTGATCAAGAGCATCATCCAGTTCGAGGGCACGCTCAGCTCCTGGTGGACGAAGATCGCCACCGGTGTGCTGCTGTGCGCGTTCATCCTGGTCCAGCGTGCCATGACGGCCCGTAAGAAGACCTGA
- a CDS encoding MarR family winged helix-turn-helix transcriptional regulator, whose amino-acid sequence MATPQKTHRPDALTMEVVELIGEVVARFYDDYETAAGEHALTGAQARLLSLLSLEPLPMRKLAQKLKCEPSNVTGIVDRLESRGLVERRPDPADRRVKLAAATDEGRRVARSLRESLHFAREPLAGLSEEERLVMRGLLRRMLNPARSN is encoded by the coding sequence ATGGCCACTCCGCAGAAGACCCATCGTCCCGACGCACTGACCATGGAAGTCGTCGAGCTCATCGGCGAGGTTGTGGCCCGTTTCTACGATGACTACGAGACCGCGGCCGGCGAGCACGCGCTGACCGGCGCGCAGGCGCGCCTGCTGAGTCTTCTGTCCCTGGAGCCGCTGCCGATGCGCAAGCTGGCCCAGAAGCTGAAGTGCGAGCCGTCGAACGTCACCGGGATCGTCGACCGCCTGGAGTCCCGCGGCCTGGTCGAACGCCGCCCGGACCCGGCCGACCGCCGCGTGAAGCTGGCCGCGGCGACCGATGAGGGCCGCCGCGTCGCCCGCAGCCTGCGCGAGTCCCTGCACTTCGCCCGCGAGCCGCTGGCCGGGCTCAGCGAAGAGGAACGGCTGGTGATGCGGGGGTTGTTGCGGCGGATGCTGAACCCGGCCCGCTCGAACTGA
- a CDS encoding NADP-dependent oxidoreductase, protein MINREWHLLSRPVGWPKPEDFALVEAEVPTPGEGQVLVRNKYLSVDPYMRGRMSAAKSYVAPFELGKVMQGGAVGEVVASNAEGVAVGDHVLHFFGWREYAAVDAKNAVKVDPEAAPLSTYLGVLGMTGLTAYAGLLRTAAFKEGDSVFVSGAAGAVGSQVGQIAKLKGASRVIGSAGSDDKVKLLVEEYGFDAAFNYRSGPVNEQLRAAAPDGVDVYFDNVGGDHLEAAIGQLNQGGRIAVCGMISVYNNTEPAPGPKNLARLIQTRGRIEGFLVGDHYDLQTQFVQEVGAWVRSGELKYRETVVEGIENNLEAFLGVLRGDNTGKMIVKL, encoded by the coding sequence ATGATCAACCGCGAATGGCACCTGCTCAGCCGCCCGGTCGGCTGGCCGAAGCCCGAGGACTTCGCCCTGGTCGAGGCGGAGGTCCCGACGCCGGGCGAGGGTCAGGTGCTGGTGCGGAATAAGTACCTCTCCGTCGACCCGTACATGCGCGGCCGCATGAGCGCCGCCAAGTCCTACGTCGCCCCCTTCGAGCTCGGCAAGGTCATGCAGGGCGGCGCGGTCGGCGAGGTCGTGGCCTCCAACGCCGAGGGCGTGGCCGTCGGCGACCACGTACTGCACTTCTTCGGCTGGCGCGAGTACGCCGCGGTGGACGCGAAGAACGCCGTCAAGGTCGACCCCGAAGCCGCGCCCCTCTCCACGTATCTCGGCGTCCTCGGCATGACCGGCCTCACCGCCTACGCCGGCCTGCTGCGCACCGCCGCCTTCAAGGAGGGCGACTCCGTCTTCGTGTCGGGCGCGGCGGGCGCCGTCGGCAGCCAGGTGGGCCAGATCGCCAAGCTGAAGGGCGCCTCGCGGGTCATCGGCTCCGCCGGCTCCGACGACAAGGTCAAGCTGCTCGTCGAGGAGTACGGCTTCGACGCGGCCTTCAACTACAGGAGCGGCCCGGTGAACGAGCAGCTGCGGGCGGCCGCTCCCGACGGTGTCGACGTGTACTTCGACAACGTCGGCGGCGATCACCTCGAGGCCGCGATCGGACAGCTCAACCAGGGCGGCCGTATCGCCGTCTGCGGCATGATCTCCGTCTACAACAACACCGAGCCGGCCCCCGGCCCGAAGAACCTCGCCCGACTCATCCAGACCCGCGGCCGCATCGAGGGCTTCCTGGTCGGCGACCACTACGACCTGCAGACGCAGTTCGTGCAGGAGGTCGGCGCCTGGGTCCGTTCCGGCGAGCTGAAGTACCGCGAGACGGTCGTCGAGGGCATCGAGAACAACCTGGAGGCGTTCCTCGGGGTCCTGCGCGGCGACAACACCGGCAAGATGATCGTCAAGCTCTGA
- a CDS encoding serine hydrolase domain-containing protein, giving the protein MTQEIHGTVADGYGAVREEFAAFVAEERPDYEGQLCAYVHGRKVVDLWAGDGNDAESLYGVFSSTKGAAHLVVALLVQDGTLELDRKVTYYWPEFGAEGKGGLSLRDLLAHRAGLVGLDTGFTEAELADDRVIAERLADQRPFWRPGTAFGYHALVIGALAGEIVRRATGRTLQEVYEERVRAPYGLDFFLGLPSALEPRFRSVQPMAPTAEQQAVLDAARTGPHSLSSIAFNTHVPEPGDLVDHPNSRTVRAKGPASAGGVAAARGLAGMYAAAISELDGRPPLLKPDTIAEVGQIHSTGYDLVARTHKSFGLGFQAVADTWYPFLGAGTFGHSGAGGSQAFADPRCGLAYGYTRRRVAFPGGAAPENVRLVKAVHTAAPAT; this is encoded by the coding sequence ATGACGCAGGAGATCCACGGCACCGTCGCCGACGGCTATGGAGCCGTGCGGGAGGAGTTCGCCGCGTTCGTGGCCGAGGAGCGGCCCGACTACGAAGGGCAGTTGTGCGCGTACGTGCACGGCCGGAAGGTCGTCGACCTGTGGGCGGGGGACGGCAACGACGCCGAGTCCCTGTACGGCGTCTTCTCGTCCACCAAGGGCGCCGCCCACCTCGTGGTCGCGCTCCTCGTGCAGGACGGCACCCTGGAACTGGACCGAAAAGTGACGTACTACTGGCCGGAGTTCGGTGCCGAGGGCAAGGGAGGGCTGAGCCTGCGCGACCTGCTCGCCCACCGGGCGGGGCTGGTCGGGCTCGACACCGGGTTCACCGAGGCCGAGTTGGCCGACGATCGCGTCATCGCCGAACGGCTCGCGGACCAGCGGCCGTTCTGGCGCCCCGGTACGGCCTTCGGCTATCACGCGCTGGTCATCGGCGCGCTCGCCGGTGAGATCGTGCGGCGGGCCACCGGCCGTACGCTCCAGGAGGTGTACGAGGAGCGGGTGCGGGCGCCGTACGGGCTGGACTTCTTTCTCGGGCTGCCCTCGGCGCTGGAGCCCCGCTTCCGGTCCGTGCAGCCGATGGCGCCCACCGCGGAGCAGCAGGCCGTGCTCGACGCTGCACGGACCGGGCCGCACAGCCTTTCCTCGATCGCCTTCAACACGCACGTCCCGGAGCCGGGTGACCTGGTGGATCACCCCAACTCCCGTACCGTGCGCGCCAAGGGGCCGGCGTCGGCGGGCGGTGTCGCGGCGGCGCGCGGGCTCGCGGGGATGTACGCGGCGGCGATCAGCGAGCTGGACGGGAGGCCGCCGCTGCTGAAGCCGGACACCATCGCCGAGGTCGGGCAGATCCATTCGACGGGGTACGACCTGGTGGCACGGACGCACAAGTCGTTCGGGCTCGGATTCCAGGCGGTGGCCGACACGTGGTACCCGTTCCTGGGCGCCGGGACGTTCGGGCACAGCGGCGCCGGCGGTTCGCAGGCCTTCGCCGACCCGCGCTGCGGGCTGGCGTACGGGTACACGCGCCGGCGCGTCGCCTTCCCGGGCGGGGCGGCGCCGGAGAACGTACGGCTGGTGAAGGCGGTGCACACGGCGGCGCCGGCAACTTGA
- a CDS encoding EI24 domain-containing protein, giving the protein MRDLGTGFGYLLKGQRWVGRHGRQYGFGLIPGLITLVLYAAALGALAVWGDDFVGWATPFADDWSSPWRGLFRGFLTVVVFALSLLLAVVTFTAVTLLVGQPFYENLSEKVDRDVSPDGTAPESGLPLWRELWISARDSLRIVVRAALWAVLLFALGFVPVAGQTVVPVIGFFVTGFFLTEELTAVALQRRGVELRDRLTLLRSRRTLVWGFGTPLALAFVVPFVAVFLMPGAVAGATLLTRELLGEETAEDEEGDADEESARTPQSPESTSPAQ; this is encoded by the coding sequence ATGCGCGATCTTGGGACGGGTTTCGGCTATCTCCTGAAGGGCCAGCGATGGGTCGGCCGGCACGGCAGGCAGTACGGCTTCGGGCTCATCCCGGGCCTGATCACGCTCGTTCTGTACGCGGCCGCGCTCGGCGCGCTCGCGGTGTGGGGTGACGACTTCGTCGGCTGGGCGACCCCGTTCGCCGACGACTGGTCGAGCCCCTGGCGCGGGCTCTTCCGCGGCTTCCTCACGGTGGTCGTCTTCGCCCTCTCCCTGCTCCTCGCCGTCGTCACCTTCACCGCTGTGACGCTCCTCGTCGGCCAGCCCTTCTACGAGAACCTCTCCGAGAAGGTCGACCGGGACGTGTCCCCGGACGGCACGGCACCCGAGTCCGGCCTTCCGCTCTGGCGCGAGTTGTGGATCTCGGCCCGCGACAGCCTCCGTATCGTCGTGCGGGCCGCCCTCTGGGCGGTGCTGCTCTTCGCGCTGGGCTTCGTCCCGGTCGCCGGCCAGACGGTCGTCCCGGTGATCGGCTTCTTCGTCACCGGCTTCTTCCTCACCGAGGAGCTCACCGCCGTGGCCCTCCAGCGCCGGGGCGTCGAACTCCGCGACCGCCTCACCCTGCTCCGCTCCCGCAGAACCCTGGTCTGGGGCTTCGGCACACCCCTGGCCCTGGCCTTCGTGGTCCCCTTCGTAGCGGTGTTCCTGATGCCGGGCGCGGTCGCGGGCGCGACGCTCCTGACGCGGGAGTTGCTGGGCGAGGAGACCGCGGAGGACGAGGAAGGCGACGCGGACGAGGAGAGCGCTAGGACACCGCAGTCACCAGAATCGACCTCACCTGCGCAATGA